Proteins encoded by one window of Salmo trutta chromosome 17, fSalTru1.1, whole genome shotgun sequence:
- the LOC115151586 gene encoding SUN domain-containing protein 1 isoform X1, giving the protein MMATQEADMSRRSMRLVLGGYYHQSSDDDESSSVSYRESPVRVFTKRKTGGRKVAASRTSSRANSVASTASSKGSTVEPPINAEDYIGVSSLVQRRKTFQEPPAPAPSLNLAPSPRGFSSCQTGLNQAQSHSSAIDSSGYSSSEARRFRGYSGDSSLGEQRVSASQRSGTNRTSASASWTPPFIPADVGKAILIAILLILLTFGCWHLAPLVWATLTSALNAITMTLNRPVITPTPPPDFTTPPVFTPPVKAMDGASVFHSDLEAKMNTILREIEILKNLEHQQKFVTEMVERLQTDLADVRTDMRDVRVRVDSVNPLDWEHRLSQQTAGFTSQVGELKDQHTHVRQRVAALEDQSATLGKQVYSVHNQPPPAPNPTTANTHLTPELEEAMAKWLHENLPQNEPQMVKEVVKNCSPLLADRMPDFALESQGASVVSTRCSETYRTRSACVSFLGVPLWYPSENPRTVIQGQAVQAGKCWAFHGAQGTLVIALSHPAHITHVTMEHLPVSNAPTGRIDSAPKAFSVYGMSTETEDGTWLGTFTYDQHGGAIQTFQLPNPTRAIYYYVELRVLSNWGHLEYTCVYRFRVHGHMASSSK; this is encoded by the exons acatgTCGCGGCGCAGTATGAGGCTGGTTTTAGGGGGATACTACCACCAGTCATCAGACGATGATGAGTCCTCCTCAGTTTCCTACAGGGAGAGCCCCgtgag ggttTTTACTAAGAGGAAGACAGGTGGTCGTAAAGTGGCGGCCTCTCGTACCTCCAGCCGGGCCAACAGCGTGGCTAGCACCGCTAGCAGCAAGGGTAGTACAGTGGAGCCACCCATCAATGCTGAGGACTACATTG GGGTCTCAAGCTTGGTTCAGAGGAGGAAGACCTTCCAGGAACCTCCGGCCCCAGCCCCCAGCCTGAACCTGGCTCCCAGCCCCAGGGGCTTCTCGTCCTGCCAGACCGGCCTGAACCAGGCCCAGAGCCATAGCAGCGCCATAGACAGCTCTGGTTACTCCTCTTCAGAGGCAAGACGTTTCAGAGGATACTCTGGAGACTCCTCCTTAGGCGAACAAAGGGTTAGCGCCAGCCAGAGATCTGGCACTAACAGGACAAGTGCTAGTGCCAGCTGGA CCCCTCCGTTTATCCCGGCCGATGTGGGGAAGGCCATTCTAATTGCCATCCTCCTCATACTCTTGACCTTCG GCTGCTGGCACCTTGCCCCTTTGGTATGGGCCACCCTGACTTCAGCCCTGAATGCTATCACTATGACCCTGAACCGACCTGTCATCACCCCGACTCCGCCACCTGACTTCACTACGCCACCTGTCTTCACTCCGCCTGTCAAGGCTATG GATGGAGCTTCGGTATTTCATTCTGATCTGGAAGCCAAGATGAACACCATCCTG AGAGAAATAGAAATTCTTAAGAATTTGGAACACCAGCAGAAATTTGTAACCGAG ATGGTAGAGAGACTGCAGACAGACTTGGCAGACGTGAGAACAGACATGAGGGACGTGAGAGTGAGAGTGGACAG tGTGAATCCGCTGGATTGGGAGCATCGTTTGAGCCAGCAGACAGCCGGCTTCACCAGTCAGGTGGGCGAGCTGAAGGACCAACACACACACGTCAGGCAGAGAGTCGCTGCCCTGGAGGACCAGAGTGCCACG CTGGGGAAGCAGGTCTACTCTGTTCACAACcagcctcctccagctcccaaCCCCACCACAGCCAACACACACCTGACCCCTGAGCTCGAAGAGGCCATGGCCAAATGGCTGCATGAGAATTTGCCCCAGAATGAGCCACAGATGGTGAAAGAGGTTGTGAAGAACTGCAGTCCCCTATTGGCTGACAGGATGCCAGACTTTGCGTTGGAGTCCCAAGGTGCCAGTGTTGTGAGCACGCGGTGTTCCGAGACGTACCGTACCCGCTCGGCATGCGTGTCCTTCCTGGGTGTACCCCTCTGGTACCCCTCTGAGAACCCCCGCACTGTTATCCAGGGCCAGGCGGTGCAAGCTGGGAAGTGCTGGGCGTTCCACGGAGCGCAGGGCACCCTGGTCATCGCCCTGTCTCATCCTGCCCACATCACCCACGTCACCATGGAGCACCTGCCGGTCTCCAACGCGCCCACCGGACGCATCGACAGCGCGCCAAAGGCCTTCTCTGTCTAC gGTATGTCCACTGAGACAGAAGATGGCACCTGGCTGGGAACCTTCACTTATGACCAGCACGGAGGGGCAATCCAGACCTTCCAACTGCCT AACCCTACCAGGGCCATCTATTATTACGTGGAGCTGCGCGTTCTGAGTAACTGGGGTCACCTGGAGTACACATGCGTGTACCGCTTCCGTGTGCACGGACACATGGCCTCCTCCTCCAAGTGA
- the LOC115151586 gene encoding SUN domain-containing protein 1 isoform X2 gives MSRRSMRLVLGGYYHQSSDDDESSSVSYRESPVRVFTKRKTGGRKVAASRTSSRANSVASTASSKGSTVEPPINAEDYIGVSSLVQRRKTFQEPPAPAPSLNLAPSPRGFSSCQTGLNQAQSHSSAIDSSGYSSSEARRFRGYSGDSSLGEQRVSASQRSGTNRTSASASWTPPFIPADVGKAILIAILLILLTFGCWHLAPLVWATLTSALNAITMTLNRPVITPTPPPDFTTPPVFTPPVKAMDGASVFHSDLEAKMNTILREIEILKNLEHQQKFVTEMVERLQTDLADVRTDMRDVRVRVDSVNPLDWEHRLSQQTAGFTSQVGELKDQHTHVRQRVAALEDQSATLGKQVYSVHNQPPPAPNPTTANTHLTPELEEAMAKWLHENLPQNEPQMVKEVVKNCSPLLADRMPDFALESQGASVVSTRCSETYRTRSACVSFLGVPLWYPSENPRTVIQGQAVQAGKCWAFHGAQGTLVIALSHPAHITHVTMEHLPVSNAPTGRIDSAPKAFSVYGMSTETEDGTWLGTFTYDQHGGAIQTFQLPNPTRAIYYYVELRVLSNWGHLEYTCVYRFRVHGHMASSSK, from the exons atgTCGCGGCGCAGTATGAGGCTGGTTTTAGGGGGATACTACCACCAGTCATCAGACGATGATGAGTCCTCCTCAGTTTCCTACAGGGAGAGCCCCgtgag ggttTTTACTAAGAGGAAGACAGGTGGTCGTAAAGTGGCGGCCTCTCGTACCTCCAGCCGGGCCAACAGCGTGGCTAGCACCGCTAGCAGCAAGGGTAGTACAGTGGAGCCACCCATCAATGCTGAGGACTACATTG GGGTCTCAAGCTTGGTTCAGAGGAGGAAGACCTTCCAGGAACCTCCGGCCCCAGCCCCCAGCCTGAACCTGGCTCCCAGCCCCAGGGGCTTCTCGTCCTGCCAGACCGGCCTGAACCAGGCCCAGAGCCATAGCAGCGCCATAGACAGCTCTGGTTACTCCTCTTCAGAGGCAAGACGTTTCAGAGGATACTCTGGAGACTCCTCCTTAGGCGAACAAAGGGTTAGCGCCAGCCAGAGATCTGGCACTAACAGGACAAGTGCTAGTGCCAGCTGGA CCCCTCCGTTTATCCCGGCCGATGTGGGGAAGGCCATTCTAATTGCCATCCTCCTCATACTCTTGACCTTCG GCTGCTGGCACCTTGCCCCTTTGGTATGGGCCACCCTGACTTCAGCCCTGAATGCTATCACTATGACCCTGAACCGACCTGTCATCACCCCGACTCCGCCACCTGACTTCACTACGCCACCTGTCTTCACTCCGCCTGTCAAGGCTATG GATGGAGCTTCGGTATTTCATTCTGATCTGGAAGCCAAGATGAACACCATCCTG AGAGAAATAGAAATTCTTAAGAATTTGGAACACCAGCAGAAATTTGTAACCGAG ATGGTAGAGAGACTGCAGACAGACTTGGCAGACGTGAGAACAGACATGAGGGACGTGAGAGTGAGAGTGGACAG tGTGAATCCGCTGGATTGGGAGCATCGTTTGAGCCAGCAGACAGCCGGCTTCACCAGTCAGGTGGGCGAGCTGAAGGACCAACACACACACGTCAGGCAGAGAGTCGCTGCCCTGGAGGACCAGAGTGCCACG CTGGGGAAGCAGGTCTACTCTGTTCACAACcagcctcctccagctcccaaCCCCACCACAGCCAACACACACCTGACCCCTGAGCTCGAAGAGGCCATGGCCAAATGGCTGCATGAGAATTTGCCCCAGAATGAGCCACAGATGGTGAAAGAGGTTGTGAAGAACTGCAGTCCCCTATTGGCTGACAGGATGCCAGACTTTGCGTTGGAGTCCCAAGGTGCCAGTGTTGTGAGCACGCGGTGTTCCGAGACGTACCGTACCCGCTCGGCATGCGTGTCCTTCCTGGGTGTACCCCTCTGGTACCCCTCTGAGAACCCCCGCACTGTTATCCAGGGCCAGGCGGTGCAAGCTGGGAAGTGCTGGGCGTTCCACGGAGCGCAGGGCACCCTGGTCATCGCCCTGTCTCATCCTGCCCACATCACCCACGTCACCATGGAGCACCTGCCGGTCTCCAACGCGCCCACCGGACGCATCGACAGCGCGCCAAAGGCCTTCTCTGTCTAC gGTATGTCCACTGAGACAGAAGATGGCACCTGGCTGGGAACCTTCACTTATGACCAGCACGGAGGGGCAATCCAGACCTTCCAACTGCCT AACCCTACCAGGGCCATCTATTATTACGTGGAGCTGCGCGTTCTGAGTAACTGGGGTCACCTGGAGTACACATGCGTGTACCGCTTCCGTGTGCACGGACACATGGCCTCCTCCTCCAAGTGA